A genomic region of Bosea sp. 124 contains the following coding sequences:
- a CDS encoding Y-family DNA polymerase, with protein MTRSFALIDGNSFYCSCERVFDPKLRRRPVIVLSNNDGCAVARTAEAKALGIKMGAPMFTIRDLCGREGVVVFSSNYTLYGDMSRRMNTVYERFASDIEVYSIDESFLDMTPVAPGQREEMGRDLRSTVSTWTGVPTCVGIGPTKTLAKLANRIAKSTPQLRGVCDLTSDEARLEWLRLVDLDDVWGIGRATQAKLAAFGCRTAADVAALDPKLARKSLTVVGERIIHELQGTPCIDLETIAPTRKGCAVTRSFAGRVESLDMMQEAIAAHATRLGEKLRHHGLATDHVTVFFHTSPHDRGPSRSVSTTVDFPEASNDTLVLVRAAKWGARRIWKSGYRYAKAGLMTVDLVPLEASQRALIGALDRERSGRLMEALDACNRKLGRGVVFPAAAGIARQKKAWVTRFDMRSPRYTTRLEEVPVVGRA; from the coding sequence GTGACCCGGTCGTTCGCCCTGATCGACGGGAACAGCTTCTACTGCTCCTGCGAGCGGGTCTTCGATCCGAAGCTGCGCCGGCGTCCAGTGATCGTGCTCTCGAACAACGACGGCTGCGCGGTCGCGCGCACGGCCGAGGCTAAGGCGCTCGGGATCAAGATGGGCGCGCCGATGTTCACGATCCGCGACCTCTGCGGGCGTGAGGGGGTGGTCGTGTTCTCGTCGAACTACACCCTCTACGGCGACATGAGCCGCCGGATGAACACGGTCTATGAGCGGTTCGCGTCCGACATCGAGGTCTACTCGATCGACGAGAGCTTCCTCGACATGACCCCGGTGGCGCCTGGTCAGCGCGAGGAGATGGGGCGGGACCTGCGCTCGACGGTGTCGACCTGGACGGGCGTCCCGACCTGCGTCGGTATCGGCCCGACCAAGACCCTAGCCAAGCTCGCCAACAGGATCGCCAAGAGTACCCCGCAGTTGCGCGGCGTCTGCGACCTGACCAGCGATGAGGCCCGGCTGGAATGGCTGCGTCTGGTCGATCTGGATGACGTCTGGGGCATCGGCCGCGCGACCCAGGCCAAGCTTGCCGCCTTCGGGTGTCGAACCGCTGCCGACGTTGCCGCGCTCGACCCCAAGCTCGCCCGGAAGAGCCTGACGGTCGTCGGCGAGCGCATTATCCATGAGCTTCAAGGAACCCCCTGCATCGATCTGGAGACGATCGCGCCGACCCGGAAGGGATGCGCCGTCACCCGCAGCTTCGCCGGCCGCGTCGAGAGCCTGGACATGATGCAGGAGGCCATCGCCGCCCATGCGACCAGGCTTGGCGAGAAACTGCGTCACCACGGTCTGGCGACGGATCACGTCACGGTGTTTTTCCACACGTCGCCGCACGATCGCGGGCCCTCGCGCTCCGTCTCGACGACCGTCGATTTCCCCGAGGCGAGCAACGACACTCTCGTTCTCGTCCGCGCGGCCAAGTGGGGCGCCCGGCGAATCTGGAAGTCCGGCTACCGATACGCCAAGGCTGGTCTGATGACGGTCGACCTCGTGCCGCTGGAGGCCTCGCAGCGGGCGCTGATCGGCGCTCTCGATCGGGAGAGGTCTGGTCGGCTGATGGAGGCCCTGGACGCCTGCAACCGGAAGCTAGGACGTGGCGTTGTCTTTCCCGCAGCGGCAGGCATCGCTCGCCAGAAGAAGGCCTGGGTCACGAGATTCGATATGCGGTCGCCGCGGTACACGACGCGGCTGGAGGAAGTGCCGGTGGTCGGGAGAGCGTGA
- the umuD gene encoding translesion error-prone DNA polymerase V autoproteolytic subunit has product MHMSPAVLGPPIFLPVYLKAVRAGFPSPADDYLDQPIDLSRALIQNAPATFIMTVAGDSAMDVGIFDGSLITVDRSLAPKDGDAVVVDVNGERSIKIFRITGGRSSLAFGNRHYPDYNPGPDAEIDIFGVVTNSVRRFRR; this is encoded by the coding sequence ATGCACATGTCGCCCGCCGTCCTCGGTCCGCCTATCTTCCTGCCTGTCTACCTGAAGGCGGTACGGGCGGGCTTCCCGAGCCCCGCGGACGACTACCTGGACCAGCCTATCGACCTGTCGCGGGCGCTCATCCAGAACGCCCCGGCTACGTTCATCATGACGGTGGCCGGCGATAGCGCCATGGACGTCGGAATCTTTGACGGCAGCCTGATCACTGTCGATCGCAGCCTTGCTCCCAAGGACGGTGACGCCGTCGTTGTAGACGTCAACGGCGAGCGCAGCATCAAGATCTTCAGAATTACGGGCGGTCGATCGAGTCTCGCCTTCGGCAATCGGCACTACCCCGACTACAACCCTGGGCCGGACGCCGAAATCGACATCTTTGGCGTCGTGACTAACTCCGTGCGGCGCTTCCGCCGGTGA
- a CDS encoding AAA family ATPase, whose amino-acid sequence MTSLTPTPYTWLDDHEIPQRNFLCGPAYQMGQVSLTVGPGGLGKSTLCITEAVSMAGGFSLFGHQPMNLRVWYLSAEDDKEEMDRRIAAACAAHHAWRSKNLHVDCVDRQQIQIAGPDGLNDAVIEDLINAIKGKIDVVIVDPFICTHAVSENDNSKIDKVARAWKRIAREGECAVHLVHHQAKDTREGSDGARGASALRDAARYIRTLVPVYDAEVIERLDLRPGGKHVRIVETKSNFHRTEGSHVVTLGTRTLLNGPQANGPRMIGDHVGVIELYPKHDLVPVQPKSGRIRRTAVAVPVRPARTDPAAEDEVGIILDLAAELTWKTAVNDELWLGRVVAEALNLDPKLDQLWLVKTFEALVSQKLLEEFDLGPTGKRGARVKFYRPAGRSESESS is encoded by the coding sequence ATGACTTCGCTCACCCCTACTCCCTACACGTGGCTCGATGACCACGAGATCCCTCAACGGAATTTCCTTTGCGGTCCGGCCTATCAGATGGGGCAGGTTTCTCTAACGGTTGGACCGGGCGGACTAGGAAAATCCACGCTTTGCATCACAGAAGCGGTCTCGATGGCGGGTGGGTTTTCGTTGTTTGGCCACCAGCCGATGAACCTGAGGGTTTGGTATCTCAGTGCCGAGGATGACAAGGAGGAAATGGACCGGCGGATCGCGGCAGCTTGCGCTGCACATCACGCATGGCGGAGCAAAAACCTCCACGTCGACTGTGTCGACAGGCAACAGATTCAGATTGCCGGGCCTGACGGCTTAAATGACGCTGTCATCGAAGACCTTATCAATGCGATCAAGGGTAAAATCGATGTCGTTATCGTCGATCCGTTCATTTGCACGCACGCTGTGTCAGAGAACGATAACTCAAAAATCGACAAGGTCGCGAGGGCCTGGAAGCGGATTGCGCGTGAGGGCGAATGCGCAGTGCATCTCGTGCATCATCAAGCCAAGGACACCAGAGAAGGGAGTGATGGTGCCCGCGGTGCAAGCGCGCTCCGCGACGCTGCCCGCTACATCCGGACCTTGGTGCCCGTATATGACGCAGAGGTCATCGAGCGCCTGGACCTCCGTCCCGGCGGCAAGCACGTGCGCATCGTGGAGACGAAGTCAAACTTCCATCGAACCGAGGGAAGCCATGTGGTCACTCTCGGAACTCGGACTCTGTTAAATGGGCCTCAGGCGAATGGACCGCGAATGATAGGTGACCATGTGGGCGTCATCGAGCTTTATCCGAAGCATGATCTTGTTCCAGTCCAGCCAAAGAGCGGCCGCATCCGCAGGACGGCCGTTGCCGTACCGGTCCGCCCGGCACGAACAGATCCGGCAGCCGAAGATGAGGTGGGAATCATCCTGGATCTTGCCGCCGAATTGACATGGAAGACGGCGGTCAATGATGAGCTGTGGCTGGGCCGCGTGGTGGCCGAAGCGCTGAATCTTGATCCCAAACTCGATCAGCTTTGGCTGGTTAAGACCTTCGAGGCTCTCGTCAGTCAGAAGTTGCTCGAGGAATTTGACCTTGGCCCAACGGGAAAGCGTGGTGCACGGGTTAAATTTTATAGGCCTGCTGGTAGGTCCGAATCTGAATCAAGTTAG
- the dcm gene encoding DNA (cytosine-5-)-methyltransferase, producing MRPSQKTEFTRLHEQAGMTFEEAVAFLAVSERTAQRYQSGEREPTRLGLRMLKQAAAKRCAPIETGRPAFRFIDLFAGIGGLRMGFETIGGRCVFTSEWDLHSQKTYAMNFPDNHPIAGDIREFSKDPGTIPEHDVLLAGFPCQPFSIAGVSKKNSLGRPHGFLCDTQGTLFFDTAQIIAHHKPAAFLLENVKNLEGHDGGRTFATIMNVLKNELGYHVQHRVISSEPWVPQKRQRVFIVGFREPNDFDLKALKLPLAENGPKLGSILLPPDQVDPKYTLTPKLWQYLQEYKKKHNAAGNGFGFSLFGPNDVSRTLSARYYKDGSEVLIDQPGQRPRRLTPQECARLMGFERPGQPFRIPVSDTQAYRQFGNAVVVPVVEFVAAAMRPYIEAALAKQAARPAPQAYVRERAEPIAAHG from the coding sequence ATGCGCCCCAGCCAGAAAACCGAGTTCACCCGCCTGCATGAGCAGGCCGGCATGACGTTCGAGGAAGCCGTCGCCTTTCTGGCGGTGTCGGAGAGAACGGCACAGCGTTACCAGAGCGGCGAGCGCGAGCCGACCCGCTTGGGTCTGCGGATGCTGAAACAGGCAGCTGCGAAGCGATGTGCGCCGATCGAGACCGGTCGGCCGGCATTCCGGTTCATCGACCTGTTCGCCGGCATCGGCGGGCTGCGCATGGGGTTCGAGACCATCGGCGGGCGCTGCGTGTTTACGTCCGAGTGGGATCTGCATTCGCAGAAAACTTACGCGATGAATTTCCCCGACAATCACCCGATCGCGGGCGACATCCGGGAGTTCTCGAAAGATCCCGGCACCATTCCCGAGCACGACGTGCTGCTGGCGGGCTTTCCCTGTCAGCCGTTCTCGATTGCCGGCGTTTCCAAGAAAAACTCACTGGGCCGGCCGCACGGATTCCTGTGCGACACACAGGGCACCCTGTTCTTCGACACCGCCCAGATCATTGCCCACCACAAGCCGGCGGCGTTTCTCCTGGAGAACGTGAAGAACCTTGAGGGGCATGATGGTGGACGAACCTTCGCCACCATCATGAACGTCCTGAAAAACGAGCTGGGCTATCACGTTCAGCACCGGGTCATCAGTTCGGAGCCCTGGGTTCCCCAGAAGCGCCAGCGGGTGTTTATCGTCGGTTTCCGCGAGCCGAATGACTTTGATTTGAAGGCACTTAAGCTGCCGTTGGCCGAGAACGGGCCAAAGCTGGGCTCGATCCTGCTGCCGCCCGACCAGGTCGATCCGAAATACACCCTCACGCCCAAGCTCTGGCAGTATCTCCAGGAATACAAGAAGAAGCACAATGCCGCCGGCAACGGCTTCGGCTTCAGCCTGTTCGGCCCGAATGATGTCTCCCGGACCCTCTCGGCGCGGTATTACAAGGACGGGTCCGAGGTCCTGATCGACCAGCCCGGCCAGCGTCCCCGGCGCCTGACGCCCCAGGAGTGCGCCAGGCTGATGGGCTTCGAGCGCCCCGGCCAACCGTTCCGGATTCCGGTATCCGACACCCAGGCCTATCGCCAGTTCGGCAATGCGGTGGTGGTGCCGGTGGTGGAGTTCGTGGCCGCTGCCATGCGGCCCTACATCGAGGCCGCCCTGGCCAAACAGGCCGCGCGACCCGCACCCCAGGCCTATGTCCGTGAACGCGCGGAGCCGATCGCTGCTCATGGCTGA
- a CDS encoding very short patch repair endonuclease, with translation MADTVSPEVRSRMMSGIRGRDTKPEMILRKGLHAAGFRFRLHDRALPGRPDMVFPRRRAVLFAHGCFWHGHDCHLFRWPASRDEFWRTKIRRNQEVDERATEHLGAAGWRHGVVWECALKGRTRLPLADVIEACASWLRSDVPTLEIRGLA, from the coding sequence ATGGCTGACACGGTCTCGCCCGAGGTTCGCAGCCGGATGATGTCCGGTATTCGCGGGCGTGACACCAAGCCGGAAATGATATTGCGGAAGGGGCTGCATGCGGCCGGCTTCCGGTTCCGTCTGCACGACCGGGCGTTGCCAGGCCGGCCGGATATGGTGTTCCCGCGCCGGCGGGCGGTTCTCTTTGCCCATGGCTGCTTCTGGCATGGGCACGACTGCCACCTGTTCCGCTGGCCGGCATCCCGCGATGAGTTCTGGCGGACGAAGATCCGCCGGAACCAAGAAGTCGACGAGCGTGCTACAGAGCACCTGGGCGCCGCCGGCTGGCGCCATGGCGTCGTCTGGGAGTGCGCTTTGAAGGGCAGGACCCGGCTGCCGCTCGCGGACGTGATCGAGGCCTGTGCCTCGTGGCTGCGCAGCGACGTGCCGACGCTGGAAATCCGGGGCCTCGCATGA
- a CDS encoding MvaI/BcnI family restriction endonuclease: MSNALPNLSLEMLRRMMVAHGVQQLLVKELAANDNSKNQPYLGGSLDILNLLPMGEVREETTAAGRSGLKAPLPFSWLREDGTLTEAPNTQLILYPQYPEIRLSGFLKGTRGGPNELMTARQAGRLLFFGITADRRIIGWVTAPDSPLADEIRALGELQRTGIFQHVPIGTADTSRDRLLRKLRDIHGLGWLPSQRLYTGGVVGPCTGTNCGGYTLESHLDIVPNGRAEPDFEGWEIKGHTVTDFVRYSSGPLTLMTPEPTGGYYKSDGPEAFVRKYGYADKAGRPDRLNFGGIHKLGETHAGTGLTMQFIGYDPAKNRITDPKGGFTLADAAGNEAATWHFAGLLAHWNKKHAKAAYVPFKARMEPDQQYSYGARVRLGEDTDFLRFLQAMALRKVYYDPGIKVEGASTARPTVKRRSQFRIRSNDIPSLYASMTETDVMVV, translated from the coding sequence ATGAGCAACGCCCTGCCCAATCTCAGCCTTGAAATGCTCCGGCGGATGATGGTCGCCCATGGCGTCCAGCAGCTGCTCGTGAAGGAGCTTGCCGCAAACGACAACTCCAAGAACCAGCCCTATCTGGGCGGCAGCCTCGACATCCTGAACCTGTTGCCCATGGGCGAGGTCCGGGAGGAAACCACGGCCGCCGGCCGGAGCGGGCTGAAGGCGCCGCTGCCGTTTTCATGGCTGAGGGAAGACGGAACGCTTACCGAGGCGCCGAACACCCAGCTGATCCTCTATCCGCAGTATCCGGAGATCCGCCTGTCGGGCTTCCTGAAAGGGACGCGCGGCGGCCCCAATGAGCTGATGACCGCCCGCCAGGCGGGGCGCCTTTTGTTTTTTGGCATCACGGCCGATCGCCGGATTATTGGCTGGGTTACGGCGCCGGACAGCCCGCTTGCCGATGAAATCCGGGCCCTTGGCGAGCTGCAGCGCACCGGCATCTTCCAGCACGTCCCGATCGGCACGGCCGACACCTCTCGGGACCGGCTGCTGCGAAAGCTGCGCGATATCCATGGTCTCGGCTGGTTGCCTTCGCAGCGGCTCTATACCGGCGGTGTGGTCGGTCCTTGCACCGGCACCAACTGCGGCGGCTACACCCTGGAATCCCACCTCGACATCGTGCCGAACGGCCGCGCCGAGCCCGACTTTGAGGGTTGGGAAATCAAGGGGCACACGGTCACCGACTTCGTCCGGTATTCCAGCGGGCCGCTGACGCTGATGACCCCCGAGCCAACAGGCGGCTATTACAAATCGGACGGGCCCGAGGCGTTCGTCAGGAAATACGGCTATGCCGACAAGGCCGGCCGGCCCGATCGCCTGAACTTCGGCGGTATTCACAAGCTCGGGGAGACCCATGCCGGCACCGGCCTGACCATGCAGTTCATCGGCTACGATCCGGCCAAAAACCGCATCACGGACCCAAAGGGCGGGTTCACGCTGGCAGATGCTGCCGGCAACGAGGCAGCGACATGGCATTTCGCCGGGTTGCTGGCCCATTGGAACAAGAAGCACGCCAAGGCGGCATATGTGCCGTTCAAGGCCCGCATGGAGCCTGATCAGCAGTACAGCTATGGCGCCCGCGTCCGGCTCGGCGAGGACACCGACTTCCTGCGCTTCCTGCAGGCGATGGCGCTGCGGAAGGTGTATTACGATCCGGGCATCAAGGTGGAAGGGGCATCGACCGCTCGGCCGACCGTGAAGCGGCGAAGCCAGTTCCGCATCCGCTCGAATGACATTCCGTCCCTCTATGCGTCGATGACCGAAACAGACGTCATGGTGGTGTGA
- a CDS encoding SIR2 family protein — MDLDGIAKLAQSCFASNPVIVLGSGASAAHQLPGMDALRDHLTANIVAEGAEEIASWNAVRQSLDAGEHLEQALIGKDLPVALTRKIVAGTWQCINIGDKALFQRAMTADEAFPLGSLLAALFRSSNKTVDIVTTNYDRVAEYACNSADLLFSAGFVPGYLQAREGVDPVCFSRAGKQMRAVRIWKVHGSLDWFERADGSTVAAPLFDLPNAALTPLIVTPGFNKFERTHDEPFRSAIQGADRALENAEAFLCAGFGFRDTHIEPKMLGRCRQKSLPVTVLARSLTDEARTFLRMKAGAKYLGIERNGTGSKIYVAEHPDGIDIADQDFWSLDGFQKLVI; from the coding sequence ATGGATCTCGATGGCATCGCAAAACTTGCCCAGAGCTGCTTTGCCAGCAATCCGGTGATCGTGCTCGGAAGTGGGGCTTCCGCAGCTCACCAACTCCCGGGAATGGACGCGCTCAGGGACCACCTGACCGCCAACATTGTCGCGGAGGGCGCCGAGGAAATCGCATCGTGGAACGCCGTCAGGCAGTCGTTGGATGCGGGGGAGCATCTGGAGCAGGCGCTGATCGGCAAGGATTTGCCTGTGGCACTGACGCGAAAGATTGTTGCCGGAACCTGGCAGTGCATCAACATCGGCGACAAGGCGTTATTCCAGCGCGCCATGACCGCGGACGAAGCATTTCCTTTGGGTTCCCTGCTGGCCGCTCTCTTTCGCAGCAGCAACAAGACAGTCGATATCGTCACTACAAACTATGACCGCGTCGCCGAGTATGCCTGCAATTCGGCAGATCTACTGTTCTCGGCAGGCTTTGTACCTGGCTACCTTCAGGCGCGTGAAGGCGTCGACCCGGTGTGCTTCTCGCGAGCCGGCAAGCAAATGAGGGCTGTCAGGATATGGAAGGTTCACGGCTCGCTTGACTGGTTTGAAAGAGCCGATGGCAGCACTGTTGCCGCGCCACTTTTCGATCTTCCAAACGCTGCGCTTACACCCCTCATCGTCACGCCGGGGTTCAACAAGTTTGAGCGCACCCATGATGAACCATTTCGTTCTGCGATTCAGGGCGCCGACAGGGCCCTCGAGAATGCAGAAGCGTTCTTGTGCGCAGGCTTCGGATTCAGGGACACCCACATCGAACCCAAGATGCTGGGCCGATGCAGGCAGAAAAGCCTCCCCGTAACCGTTCTGGCGCGGTCGCTTACCGACGAGGCCCGCACGTTTCTGCGGATGAAGGCCGGCGCCAAATACCTTGGCATTGAGCGTAATGGTACCGGGTCGAAAATATATGTAGCCGAGCATCCGGATGGAATTGATATTGCAGATCAAGATTTCTGGTCTTTGGACGGATTTCAAAAACTAGTAATTTGA
- a CDS encoding ATP-binding protein has protein sequence MPIFDFKDEDALGCVISVDTATVTIRVDAIDRLRRIQVNRLTVLQSSRAGQHLIGIVTRITRRADDRADEPIGEVDPIDQVLPQNNLVRITLIGTLLDRVGTKENVFRRTLETVPEIDANCFALEGERLTQFMQVISNVGADGPRLSLGSFTLDDEAVAYLNGNKLFQRHAVIVGGTGSGKSWTTARLLDQVAQLPQANVILFDIHGEYKPLVGDEFRHYRIAGPVDLEKGTGLAEGVLHLPYWLLGYEALISLFVDRTDQNAPNQSMMMTRCITDAKRATLADPAHADILANFTIDSPVPFDISAVLTELGRLNEEMVPGAKAGTEKQGPYFDKLSRLIARLEAKRQDRRLGFIFQPPAQCMDMGWLAEVVHLLICGRGAQADAKGGIKIIDFSEVPSDVLPLMVSLLARLVFTTNQWTEQADRHPIALLCDEAHLYIPERAAADSSDAVSVEIFERIAKEGRKYGIGLVVISQRPAEVNRTVLSQCNNVIAMRLTNGDDQTVIRRLLPDSLGSFGDLLPVLDIGEALVVGDASLLPTRVRVAEPRHKPNSQTVAFWDCWNEGAFKGDAPKSVKAWRRQSFQV, from the coding sequence ATGCCGATTTTTGATTTTAAGGACGAAGACGCATTAGGCTGCGTCATTTCAGTCGATACAGCTACTGTGACCATTCGCGTCGATGCCATCGATCGCCTACGCCGGATTCAGGTCAATCGGCTTACGGTTTTGCAAAGCAGCCGGGCCGGGCAGCACCTCATTGGGATCGTGACCCGGATAACCCGGCGGGCGGATGATCGCGCCGACGAGCCGATTGGTGAAGTCGATCCGATTGACCAGGTGCTCCCTCAGAATAACCTCGTCAGGATCACATTGATCGGTACGCTGCTGGACCGCGTTGGAACGAAAGAGAACGTGTTCCGGCGGACGCTGGAGACGGTGCCCGAAATTGATGCGAACTGCTTTGCCCTCGAGGGCGAGCGTCTGACACAGTTTATGCAGGTCATCTCGAATGTCGGAGCTGACGGTCCACGCCTGTCGCTGGGCTCGTTCACCCTTGACGATGAGGCGGTTGCCTACCTGAACGGGAACAAGCTTTTCCAGCGCCATGCCGTCATTGTCGGTGGCACCGGTTCCGGCAAATCGTGGACGACAGCACGCTTGCTGGATCAGGTCGCCCAGCTGCCTCAGGCCAATGTCATCCTTTTCGACATCCATGGCGAATATAAGCCACTTGTGGGCGATGAATTCCGCCACTACCGCATTGCGGGGCCCGTCGATCTCGAGAAGGGAACCGGGCTGGCCGAGGGCGTATTGCACCTTCCATACTGGTTGCTCGGCTACGAGGCGCTGATCTCTCTGTTCGTTGACCGGACAGACCAGAATGCCCCCAACCAGTCGATGATGATGACGCGCTGCATCACGGACGCCAAAAGAGCCACGCTCGCGGATCCGGCACACGCCGATATTCTAGCGAACTTCACGATCGATAGCCCTGTCCCGTTCGATATCTCAGCGGTTCTGACTGAGCTTGGCCGACTCAACGAAGAAATGGTGCCCGGCGCCAAGGCCGGGACCGAGAAGCAAGGGCCGTACTTTGACAAGCTCAGTCGCCTTATTGCGAGGCTGGAGGCCAAACGTCAGGATCGGCGCCTCGGGTTCATTTTCCAGCCCCCCGCGCAGTGCATGGATATGGGCTGGCTCGCCGAGGTGGTTCATCTGCTGATCTGCGGCCGTGGCGCGCAGGCGGATGCCAAGGGCGGCATCAAAATCATCGACTTTTCCGAGGTTCCCTCTGACGTCCTGCCGTTGATGGTCAGCCTTCTGGCCCGGCTGGTGTTTACGACCAATCAGTGGACAGAACAGGCCGATCGGCACCCGATAGCGCTCCTGTGCGATGAAGCTCATCTTTATATCCCGGAGCGCGCCGCTGCCGACAGCAGCGACGCCGTTTCGGTCGAAATTTTTGAACGGATTGCGAAAGAGGGTCGGAAATATGGGATCGGGCTGGTTGTCATCAGTCAGCGCCCGGCCGAGGTAAACCGTACCGTACTCAGCCAGTGCAACAACGTCATCGCCATGAGGCTGACCAACGGCGACGACCAAACCGTCATCCGCAGGTTGCTGCCTGACAGTCTCGGCAGCTTCGGCGACCTGTTGCCTGTGCTAGACATCGGCGAGGCGCTTGTCGTGGGTGATGCGAGCCTGCTGCCAACGCGCGTGCGCGTTGCCGAGCCACGTCACAAGCCGAACAGCCAGACCGTAGCGTTCTGGGACTGCTGGAACGAGGGGGCATTCAAGGGTGATGCGCCGAAGTCAGTCAAAGCGTGGAGGCGACAGAGCTTTCAGGTCTAA